From Pedobacter indicus, a single genomic window includes:
- a CDS encoding TonB-dependent receptor domain-containing protein, translating to MKIVYLKRILLLWLVIQIMFSFQALAQTTITGRIVNSAGSAPLAGISVQVEGKVMGTATNQDGTFSLSVNSAPPITLIISSVGFETKEIVVTRSGEDLAISLDEKAIMGDAVVVSASRVPESLLKSPVTIERLSTRTIQTSPQVSFYDALQNIKGVEMNTQSLTFRSVSTRGFGANGNVRVVQLMDGMDNQAPGLNFAVGNVVGMSELDVETVELLPGAASALYGPNAINGILLMNSKSPFEYQGLSAYVKSGVMSASNRTQTNTAFYDVALRFAKSFDNRFAFKANIAYLSADDWQATDYRDQSFNGTTLENNIGNTQNNPYYDGINWYGDVGTNVYDILRGNGMPGDGANGTSATLGAIMTTQIPQAGNATLPQLLAGADPQAQLAMANNIFNAMVPQYYFAAPGYSEQQLTDYPAKSLKLNASLHYRVTDDMEAIIQLNWGKGSSVYTAADRYNIQNFTMGQYKAELRGDNFFVRGYTTRENSGDAHALGVLGSLMSKEWLETAIGTGAPGFVQSSFTQYAGALLQTYQTNLMGGMNQQQAMAAAYQTANEFAEANRNEWMSSALLPGIETANGLYSVEGTEFGSAMADIKSIPIPGGAQFLDRTNLYHAEAMYDFKRLIDPATVELLVGANYRVYDLNSEGTLFATKDGTPQGEEFNIREYGAYIQGAKTFADVFKLTASIRYDKNENFAGQFSPRISGVYTLAPNQNIRASFQQGFRIPTTQNQYIDLLTPQARLIGGLPLFKERYNMVENPVYRLASVQEGVIEPFEFKEWEPERVETYEIGYKGLIDEKLFVDLFYYYNRFLTFEGSTVLIQKKDPNGPMTDLADPTKRNVYSMPMNAEQTVKNSGWGVGLDYSLGKGFVATGNITQNVLLNKDELKKNDPTFVTAFNSPEFRYNLGITNHNINNTGWGAGVTYRHQTEMIWNAALANTFANINGYTVIPAYSTIDAQVSKRLPAYKSIIKLGATNIGNKLYTTGWGNPSVGGMYYVSITFDELLN from the coding sequence ATGAAAATAGTTTACTTAAAAAGGATCTTATTACTATGGTTGGTAATTCAGATCATGTTTTCCTTTCAAGCATTAGCTCAAACTACAATCACGGGCCGAATAGTTAACTCCGCAGGATCTGCTCCATTAGCAGGTATCAGCGTTCAAGTTGAAGGGAAAGTGATGGGAACCGCGACGAATCAGGACGGGACCTTCTCGCTTTCCGTAAACTCTGCACCGCCTATTACGTTAATAATAAGTTCTGTAGGTTTTGAAACCAAAGAAATCGTAGTAACGCGTTCAGGTGAAGATTTGGCCATCTCTTTAGATGAAAAAGCGATTATGGGTGATGCCGTTGTTGTTTCCGCATCAAGAGTTCCGGAAAGTTTGTTAAAATCCCCTGTCACAATCGAACGCTTAAGCACCAGAACCATTCAGACATCGCCACAAGTTTCATTCTACGATGCATTACAGAATATAAAGGGTGTGGAAATGAATACGCAATCACTAACATTCCGTTCTGTGAGCACACGAGGGTTTGGAGCTAATGGCAACGTCCGTGTCGTTCAGTTAATGGATGGGATGGACAATCAAGCTCCAGGTCTCAATTTTGCAGTAGGAAATGTTGTTGGGATGTCTGAACTTGATGTAGAGACAGTTGAATTATTGCCTGGCGCGGCTTCGGCGCTCTATGGTCCCAATGCAATCAATGGGATTCTATTAATGAACAGTAAATCGCCTTTCGAATATCAGGGGTTAAGCGCATATGTAAAGAGTGGTGTAATGAGTGCATCAAATAGAACGCAGACGAATACTGCATTTTATGATGTGGCTCTCCGCTTTGCGAAATCATTTGATAACCGCTTTGCTTTTAAAGCTAATATCGCTTACCTGTCAGCAGATGATTGGCAGGCGACTGACTACCGTGATCAGAGCTTCAATGGCACGACACTCGAAAATAATATCGGTAACACACAAAATAATCCATATTACGACGGAATAAATTGGTACGGAGATGTAGGAACCAATGTATATGATATCCTTCGTGGGAATGGAATGCCGGGTGATGGGGCAAACGGAACATCCGCAACGCTTGGCGCAATCATGACGACGCAGATTCCTCAGGCGGGAAATGCCACGTTGCCTCAATTATTGGCTGGAGCAGATCCTCAGGCCCAACTTGCTATGGCTAATAATATTTTCAATGCGATGGTTCCACAATATTATTTTGCTGCTCCAGGTTATTCTGAACAGCAGTTAACTGATTATCCTGCAAAAAGTTTAAAGCTGAATGCTTCTCTACACTACCGTGTTACGGATGATATGGAAGCGATCATTCAACTGAACTGGGGTAAAGGTTCATCGGTTTATACCGCAGCTGATCGTTATAATATCCAAAATTTCACGATGGGACAATACAAAGCGGAACTACGGGGAGATAATTTTTTTGTACGTGGATATACGACTCGGGAAAATTCGGGAGATGCACATGCGTTGGGTGTATTGGGTAGCCTCATGAGTAAAGAATGGTTAGAAACAGCTATTGGCACTGGAGCGCCGGGCTTCGTCCAAAGCTCTTTTACACAATATGCAGGGGCTTTATTACAAACCTATCAGACCAATTTGATGGGCGGAATGAATCAACAGCAGGCCATGGCAGCAGCTTATCAAACTGCAAATGAGTTTGCCGAGGCAAACAGGAATGAATGGATGAGTAGTGCCTTACTTCCGGGAATAGAAACCGCAAATGGTCTTTATAGTGTTGAAGGAACCGAATTTGGAAGTGCAATGGCTGATATTAAATCAATACCCATCCCTGGCGGAGCGCAATTTTTAGATCGTACAAATCTTTACCATGCTGAGGCGATGTATGATTTCAAAAGACTTATTGACCCAGCGACCGTGGAGTTATTGGTCGGGGCTAACTATCGGGTGTATGATCTTAATTCCGAAGGAACGTTATTTGCAACAAAAGACGGGACACCGCAGGGTGAGGAGTTCAATATCAGGGAATATGGAGCCTATATACAAGGCGCTAAGACTTTTGCCGATGTTTTTAAACTTACAGCTTCCATTCGCTATGATAAAAATGAAAACTTTGCAGGGCAGTTTAGTCCAAGAATCTCTGGAGTCTACACGCTCGCACCGAACCAGAATATCAGAGCGTCTTTTCAGCAAGGATTTAGAATACCAACAACTCAAAATCAATATATTGACCTGTTAACTCCTCAAGCTCGATTAATTGGCGGTTTGCCATTATTTAAGGAGCGCTATAATATGGTTGAAAATCCTGTTTATCGATTAGCAAGTGTCCAAGAGGGCGTAATCGAACCTTTTGAATTTAAAGAATGGGAACCTGAACGTGTGGAAACTTATGAAATTGGTTATAAAGGCTTAATAGATGAAAAGTTGTTTGTTGACCTATTCTATTATTATAATCGCTTCCTTACTTTTGAGGGTAGCACCGTTCTGATACAGAAAAAGGATCCAAACGGACCGATGACTGATTTGGCGGATCCTACAAAACGGAATGTTTATAGTATGCCCATGAATGCCGAACAAACCGTTAAAAATTCAGGTTGGGGTGTCGGACTCGATTATTCGCTCGGAAAGGGTTTTGTCGCGACCGGCAACATCACGCAAAACGTCCTTTTGAATAAAGACGAATTAAAGAAAAATGATCCAACCTTTGTGACCGCATTCAACAGCCCTGAATTCAGATACAATCTCGGAATTACAAATCATAATATCAATAACACAGGATGGGGAGCCGGTGTGACTTACCGCCATCAAACAGAAATGATTTGGAACGCGGCTCTAGCCAATACCTTTGCTAACATAAACGGTTATACAGTCATTCCTGCGTATTCAACGATTGATGCGCAAGTCAGCAAAAGACTACCCGCTTACAAGTCAATCATCAAGTTGGGGGCGACGAATATCGGCAATAAACTTTATACAACAGGCTGGGGTAACCCTTCGGTCGGCGGAATGTACTATGTATCGATTACATTTGATGAGTTGTTGAATTGA
- a CDS encoding glycoside hydrolase family 43 protein, producing MRTNVLLVALFSIFFGVSNSYAQSEKVGNPVFPGWYADPEIAIFNDTYWIFPTFSEEYGEPDPSTEFTEQQLELQKNTINPQYLRQTFLDAFSSKDLTNWEKHRHVLDIKDVEWAAYSIWAPSITEKEGKYYLFFGANDIQNDDQLGGIGVAVADRPEGPYVDHIGKPLIDKFHHGAQPIDQYVFRDVDGQYYLIYGGWRNCNIGKLNDDFTGFIPFEDGSLFKSITPENYVEGPFMFVKKGKYYLMWSEGGWMGPDYSVAYAIGDSPLGPFKRIGKILEQDPKIAKGAGHHSVFNYPGSDDWYIVYHRRPLTTDVGYHREVSIDRMYFDDEGYILPVKITNEGVERRPL from the coding sequence ATGAGAACGAATGTATTACTAGTTGCCTTGTTTAGCATATTTTTTGGAGTGTCTAATTCATACGCTCAATCTGAGAAAGTCGGGAATCCGGTTTTTCCAGGCTGGTATGCGGATCCCGAGATTGCTATTTTCAATGATACTTATTGGATATTCCCAACTTTTTCGGAGGAATATGGGGAACCTGATCCTTCGACGGAATTTACTGAGCAGCAGCTGGAATTGCAGAAAAATACAATCAACCCTCAATATTTGCGGCAGACTTTTCTAGATGCTTTTTCATCCAAGGATTTAACCAATTGGGAAAAACATCGTCATGTTCTTGATATAAAAGATGTCGAATGGGCGGCATATTCAATATGGGCACCTTCTATTACTGAGAAAGAAGGTAAATATTATCTCTTCTTTGGAGCAAATGATATCCAAAATGATGATCAGCTAGGGGGTATTGGTGTTGCGGTCGCTGATCGACCAGAAGGTCCTTATGTTGATCATATTGGCAAGCCGTTGATTGATAAATTTCATCATGGCGCACAACCCATTGATCAATACGTTTTTCGTGACGTCGACGGTCAGTACTATCTTATCTATGGCGGATGGAGAAATTGTAATATTGGAAAACTAAATGATGATTTTACGGGTTTTATTCCCTTTGAAGATGGAAGTTTGTTCAAGTCGATCACCCCGGAAAATTACGTTGAGGGACCGTTTATGTTTGTTAAGAAGGGAAAATACTATTTGATGTGGTCTGAAGGAGGATGGATGGGGCCTGATTACTCGGTTGCTTATGCTATTGGAGATTCTCCATTAGGTCCCTTTAAGCGTATCGGAAAAATTTTAGAGCAGGATCCGAAGATTGCCAAAGGAGCAGGTCATCATTCCGTTTTTAATTATCCTGGTAGTGACGACTGGTATATCGTCTATCATCGACGTCCACTGACCACCGACGTGGGTTATCATCGAGAGGTTAGTATCGATCGGATGTATTTTGACGACGAAGGTTATATTCTGCCAGTGAAAATTACGAATGAAGGTGTAGAGAGGCGACCATTATAA
- the bshA gene encoding N-acetyl-alpha-D-glucosaminyl L-malate synthase BshA: MKIGIVCYPTFGGSGVIATELGKALAAHGHEVHFITYNQPARLDFFSANLFYHEVSISKYPLFDFPPYELALSSKLVDVVRFEKLDLLHVHYAIPHASAAFMAKQILKTYGINIPVITTLHGTDITLVGKDPSYNPVVTFSINQSDGVTAVSENLKTDTLAHFNITKDIKVIPNFIDLARFSLKPRDHFKKAIAPDEERIIIHTSNFRKVKRTADVIRIFKKINDKIPSKLLMVGDGPERANNEKICRELDICQDVRFLGKQDAIEEILSVSDLFLMPSESESFGLAALEAMACKVPVIATNVGGLPELVTHGESGFMSDLGDIDDMAKNAMYILEDSERLDTFKENARKRAEEFELSLILPIYENYYQEVVELTKAAPLKL; encoded by the coding sequence ATGAAAATAGGTATTGTTTGTTATCCTACTTTTGGAGGAAGTGGTGTTATCGCTACAGAACTTGGGAAAGCATTGGCTGCACATGGACACGAGGTGCATTTTATCACTTATAACCAACCAGCGCGGCTAGATTTCTTTTCAGCAAACCTATTTTACCACGAGGTTAGCATTTCGAAATATCCGCTATTTGACTTCCCCCCTTATGAGCTGGCGCTTTCCAGTAAATTAGTTGATGTAGTTCGATTTGAGAAGCTTGATCTATTGCATGTCCATTATGCGATTCCTCATGCATCTGCAGCCTTTATGGCAAAACAGATTCTAAAAACTTATGGGATCAATATCCCTGTAATAACAACCCTGCATGGCACCGATATTACGTTGGTGGGCAAAGATCCTAGTTATAATCCTGTGGTCACGTTTTCAATCAATCAGTCTGACGGGGTAACGGCTGTATCGGAGAACCTAAAAACAGACACCTTAGCACATTTCAATATAACGAAAGATATCAAGGTTATTCCAAACTTTATTGATCTTGCACGATTCAGTCTTAAGCCTCGCGATCACTTTAAAAAGGCTATTGCACCAGACGAAGAGCGTATTATTATCCATACATCCAACTTTAGAAAAGTAAAAAGGACAGCCGATGTGATTCGAATCTTCAAAAAAATAAACGATAAGATCCCTTCAAAGCTTCTTATGGTTGGAGATGGGCCAGAGAGGGCAAACAATGAAAAGATCTGCCGTGAGCTGGATATTTGCCAAGATGTTCGGTTTCTGGGAAAACAAGACGCTATCGAGGAAATTCTTTCGGTTTCTGATTTATTTCTAATGCCTTCTGAGTCTGAAAGCTTCGGTCTTGCAGCTTTAGAGGCAATGGCCTGTAAAGTCCCTGTCATTGCAACAAACGTTGGGGGATTACCTGAGCTCGTTACCCACGGCGAAAGCGGCTTTATGTCAGATTTAGGCGATATCGATGATATGGCGAAAAACGCGATGTATATACTGGAAGATAGTGAACGACTCGATACTTTCAAAGAGAATGCACGTAAACGAGCGGAGGAATTTGAGCTTAGCTTAATCCTACCGATCTACGAAAATTATTATCAAGAAGTGGTGGAATTAACAAAAGCCGCCCCCTTGAAATTATAA
- a CDS encoding serine hydrolase domain-containing protein has product MRNLILAISLLTCISYYACAQKNQTGNHPTESGTSSTVVLLNNLNNKVPLKQLDERKIASMNTDVTFDSLLNYYADITPILPGDDVNEYNTLIVEINDKLLADEPFMQSLKEYNKTEDLILVGKGPYTSLAKLNDIETPIIWTTDTSKNASAINAQVVFGGIAVNGVLPMNVSANFKKGDGNKTEKIRLGYTDPDNLGINGGQLTKEIDAIAKEMIDGKAAPGAVVMAVKDGHVIFEKAYGNHYYDKNEPMSTHDIFDLASVTKIAATTLAVMKLEDENKIDLTKTMGYYLEDAAQSNKKDVKLQDVMLHQGGFIPYIPFYRELTEADYRTDSSAAFPTKVGENYYLRKNYYEEVMWPTMLSSKVKAPGEYVYSDISMYVMQHVIEKQTGMPEEVYVKENFYDKLGMYSTGFNPWQRFPQTRIVPTELDKTFRKSQLIGYVHDQGAAMAGGVAGHAGLFATANDLAIYGQLLLNKGTYGGENYIKPATIEKYTVQFSDNSRRGLGFDRWSPEPDSEYPSKFASPSTFGHTGYTGTCIWIDPDNQLVYIFLSNRVQPTVSPYLGKLDIRSRIQDAIYKAISKK; this is encoded by the coding sequence ATGCGAAATCTTATTCTTGCCATCAGTCTGCTTACCTGCATTTCTTACTATGCTTGTGCTCAGAAGAACCAAACGGGGAACCACCCCACTGAGTCTGGAACATCATCGACCGTTGTCCTGTTAAATAACCTGAACAACAAAGTACCTTTAAAACAGCTTGATGAGCGAAAAATTGCCAGTATGAATACTGACGTGACCTTTGATAGCCTACTGAATTATTATGCCGACATCACACCAATCCTTCCGGGTGACGATGTGAATGAGTACAATACCTTAATCGTAGAAATTAACGACAAGCTTCTGGCCGACGAGCCTTTTATGCAATCACTGAAGGAATATAATAAAACAGAAGATCTCATCCTTGTCGGGAAAGGACCCTATACTAGCCTCGCAAAACTGAATGACATAGAAACGCCGATTATCTGGACCACCGATACCAGTAAGAATGCTTCGGCAATCAATGCTCAAGTTGTTTTTGGAGGTATTGCTGTAAATGGCGTGCTACCGATGAATGTATCAGCTAATTTTAAAAAAGGAGACGGAAACAAAACTGAGAAGATAAGATTGGGGTATACCGATCCTGATAATTTGGGTATTAATGGTGGGCAGCTGACAAAAGAAATTGACGCGATCGCAAAAGAAATGATTGACGGGAAAGCAGCTCCCGGCGCTGTCGTAATGGCCGTTAAAGATGGCCATGTCATTTTCGAAAAGGCTTATGGTAATCATTATTACGACAAAAATGAGCCAATGAGCACTCACGATATTTTTGATCTCGCATCTGTCACCAAAATAGCAGCGACCACCCTAGCTGTTATGAAGCTGGAAGATGAAAATAAAATCGATTTAACGAAGACGATGGGATATTATCTAGAGGATGCTGCCCAATCAAATAAAAAAGATGTGAAATTGCAAGATGTAATGTTGCATCAAGGGGGCTTTATCCCGTATATCCCTTTCTATAGAGAACTGACGGAAGCTGATTATCGTACCGACTCATCGGCCGCCTTCCCTACGAAAGTAGGCGAAAACTACTATTTGCGGAAAAACTACTATGAAGAAGTTATGTGGCCGACGATGCTTAGCTCAAAAGTTAAGGCTCCTGGCGAATATGTATACAGTGACATCAGCATGTACGTAATGCAACATGTAATTGAAAAACAAACGGGGATGCCCGAAGAGGTTTATGTAAAAGAAAACTTTTACGACAAGCTCGGCATGTATTCAACCGGCTTCAATCCTTGGCAGCGTTTTCCGCAAACGCGGATTGTACCTACTGAGTTAGATAAAACATTCAGAAAATCGCAGTTGATTGGTTACGTGCATGACCAAGGTGCTGCTATGGCAGGAGGTGTCGCAGGTCATGCAGGCTTGTTTGCAACGGCAAACGATCTGGCTATTTATGGGCAATTGTTATTGAATAAAGGCACTTATGGTGGTGAAAACTATATAAAACCTGCAACAATTGAGAAATACACGGTTCAGTTCTCTGATAATAGCCGGAGAGGTCTTGGTTTCGACCGCTGGAGCCCTGAGCCCGATAGCGAGTATCCTTCAAAATTCGCTTCTCCATCTACCTTTGGGCATACTGGATATACGGGAACGTGCATTTGGATTGACCCTGATAATCAGCTTGTTTATATCTTTCTTTCTAATAGAGTTCAGCCAACAGTCAGTCCTTATTTAGGAAAATTAGACATTCGTTCCAGAATTCAGGATGCGATTTACAAGGCAATTTCAAAAAAATAG
- a CDS encoding Gfo/Idh/MocA family protein, with amino-acid sequence MKRKLRMGMVGGGKDAFIGSVHRIAAYMDGLVELVCGSFSIDSQISKESGEALFVAPDRVYKDYKEMIEKESQLPEDVRMDFLTIVTPNFIHFAPAKMALEHGFNVVIEKPMTFSTEEALELQEIVKRTGLTLALTHTYSGYPMVKQAKAMVANGELGKVRKIIVEYPQGWLSRLSEREGNAGAAWRTDPKKSGKSGAMGDIGTHAAHLAEYVSGLKISELCADLSVVVEGRHLDDDGNVLLRFNNGANGVLIASQIAAGEENALTLRVYGEKGGIEWKQHDPNNLYVKLLDRPLQVYRTGNAYEAPYTLSSFATHNSRIPAGHPEGLLEAFGNIYRNFALTVSAKMNGENPTPEMLDFPQVAEGVRGMQFVDRVVESNASSDKWIKVD; translated from the coding sequence ATGAAGAGAAAATTAAGAATGGGTATGGTTGGTGGAGGAAAAGATGCCTTCATCGGTTCTGTACACCGCATAGCTGCCTACATGGATGGCTTGGTTGAACTTGTTTGCGGATCGTTTAGTATTGACTCTCAGATTAGTAAGGAATCTGGAGAGGCTCTTTTCGTGGCGCCCGATCGCGTTTACAAAGACTATAAGGAAATGATTGAGAAAGAAAGCCAGCTGCCTGAAGATGTACGGATGGATTTTCTAACCATTGTCACGCCAAACTTTATTCACTTTGCTCCGGCTAAGATGGCTCTGGAGCATGGCTTCAATGTTGTTATAGAAAAACCCATGACTTTTTCTACCGAAGAAGCTCTTGAGTTGCAGGAGATCGTAAAACGGACCGGTTTGACCCTTGCATTAACGCATACCTACAGCGGTTATCCTATGGTTAAGCAGGCAAAAGCCATGGTTGCTAACGGAGAATTAGGGAAAGTAAGAAAAATTATCGTTGAATACCCACAGGGTTGGTTGAGCCGGTTATCAGAACGTGAAGGGAATGCAGGTGCTGCCTGGAGAACCGATCCGAAAAAATCAGGTAAAAGCGGCGCGATGGGAGATATCGGTACGCACGCGGCACATCTTGCGGAATATGTATCCGGATTAAAAATCAGCGAGCTTTGCGCCGATCTTTCGGTTGTTGTAGAAGGTAGACACTTAGATGATGATGGGAATGTACTTTTGCGCTTTAATAACGGGGCGAATGGTGTCCTTATTGCCTCACAAATTGCCGCCGGTGAGGAGAACGCGCTAACGCTACGTGTTTACGGTGAAAAAGGTGGGATCGAGTGGAAGCAACATGATCCTAACAACTTGTACGTTAAACTACTTGACCGTCCTTTACAGGTATACCGCACAGGGAATGCCTATGAAGCGCCGTATACGCTAAGTAGTTTTGCAACACACAATAGCCGTATTCCTGCTGGGCACCCAGAAGGTCTCTTAGAGGCTTTTGGTAATATTTACCGTAACTTCGCGCTGACGGTTTCTGCTAAAATGAATGGTGAAAACCCAACACCAGAGATGTTAGATTTTCCGCAAGTAGCCGAAGGTGTGCGAGGAATGCAATTTGTAGATCGTGTGGTTGAAAGTAACGCAAGCTCTGACAAGTGGATTAAAGTAGATTAA
- the miaA gene encoding tRNA (adenosine(37)-N6)-dimethylallyltransferase MiaA — protein MVYKDFELITILGPTASGKTSLAVALAKEIDGEIISADSRQIYRGMDIGTGKDLSEYGDISYHLIDILNAGEIYGVGQFQKDFNRAFEDIKSREKIPILCGGTGLYIQSVLQNFEFTSVPRNPELREAIEGKTIDELRKDFRNMPLHDSFDADTSTHKRLVRAIEIAKWLESNRLEKNVAKPPKSLTFGIQPALDVRRANISARLKSRFDGGLIDEVEQLMKKGVSEEMLIFYGLEYKFITQYLQGMFDYETCFQRLEIAIHQFAKRQMTYFRKMEKDGLAIHWLTEDGLEERLAYIKAFFPAKFVP, from the coding sequence TTGGTCTATAAAGATTTCGAACTTATTACAATTCTTGGCCCGACAGCTTCAGGGAAAACTTCCCTGGCTGTCGCTTTGGCAAAAGAAATCGATGGTGAAATTATCAGTGCCGATTCCAGACAGATTTATCGAGGAATGGATATTGGTACCGGGAAGGATCTGAGCGAATATGGTGATATCTCTTATCACCTCATTGATATTCTGAATGCCGGTGAAATCTATGGCGTTGGTCAGTTTCAAAAAGACTTCAATCGTGCCTTCGAGGATATAAAATCCCGCGAAAAAATCCCCATTCTGTGTGGAGGAACCGGTCTCTACATACAATCTGTTTTACAAAATTTCGAATTCACGAGTGTGCCCCGTAACCCTGAATTACGAGAAGCGATTGAAGGGAAGACGATTGATGAACTTAGGAAAGATTTTAGAAACATGCCACTGCATGATTCCTTTGACGCAGATACCAGTACACATAAGCGTCTAGTACGGGCAATTGAAATTGCCAAGTGGCTGGAGAGTAATAGGCTGGAAAAAAATGTCGCGAAACCACCAAAGTCACTGACATTCGGCATTCAGCCCGCTCTTGATGTCCGGAGAGCCAATATATCGGCCAGATTAAAATCCCGTTTCGATGGAGGGTTGATCGACGAGGTAGAGCAATTGATGAAAAAAGGTGTTTCCGAGGAAATGCTGATTTTTTACGGACTTGAATACAAATTTATCACTCAATATCTACAGGGCATGTTTGACTATGAAACCTGTTTTCAGCGCCTGGAGATTGCGATCCATCAATTTGCTAAAAGGCAAATGACCTATTTTAGGAAAATGGAGAAAGATGGACTAGCAATTCATTGGCTTACTGAAGACGGTCTTGAAGAACGATTGGCATATATCAAAGCATTTTTTCCTGCCAAATTCGTACCTTAG
- the mutL gene encoding DNA mismatch repair endonuclease MutL, translated as MSDIINLLPDSVANQIAAGEVVQRPASAVKELLENSIDAGADKIQLIVKDAGKSLIQVIDNGCGMSITDARLCFERHATSKIRQAEDLFSIRTMGFRGEAMASIAAISQIELKTRRHEDDLGTCLEIEGSNVVNQEPVATPAGTSISVKNLFYNIPARRNFLKSNPVELKHIIEEFQRLALAHSKIFFSLHHDGNELFHLPASGLKQRLVHLFGNSYNQRLVPVEEETTIIRIQGFVGKPEFAKKTRGEQYFFVNKRFIKDPYLNHAVIGAYEGLLSSETFPLYVLFIEIDPAKIDINVHPTKTEIKYQDDRSIYAIVRSAIKRSLGQYNITPSLDFNQETAFSQMITQKPIDEIVEPSINFNPSFNPFDTEDTKERKDKADGGGQRAANHGSYKAAIPQNWESLYEVTEKVKVNQLNLHDDSEMQTEKQATKQIFQIHNRFIISQIKSGFIVIEQQAAHERVLFERFMRQLEDRQGASQQSLFPQTVTLNQADFELAQELLPHIEALGFQIRPFGKTAFVVEGIPADIGPSLQETQVIEQLLETYKNYQAVDRITKRESVARSLARNAAIKSGTRLDQEAMTDLIDQLFACESPNVSLSNKPIIITFTIGELLTKFGKLS; from the coding sequence ATGTCTGATATAATAAATCTGCTACCAGATTCGGTAGCAAACCAGATAGCAGCAGGAGAAGTTGTCCAAAGGCCAGCTTCAGCAGTAAAGGAGCTATTAGAAAATTCGATCGACGCGGGAGCAGACAAAATTCAACTCATCGTAAAAGATGCTGGAAAGTCATTAATACAAGTTATTGACAACGGGTGCGGAATGAGTATTACCGATGCCAGATTGTGTTTTGAGCGTCATGCCACGTCAAAGATCAGGCAAGCAGAAGATTTATTTTCAATTCGTACCATGGGCTTTCGAGGGGAGGCAATGGCCTCGATCGCAGCGATATCACAGATTGAATTGAAAACCCGAAGACACGAAGATGATTTGGGGACTTGCCTCGAAATTGAAGGCTCCAACGTCGTAAATCAAGAGCCTGTAGCTACTCCCGCCGGCACGTCCATCAGTGTTAAAAATCTATTCTATAATATTCCGGCGCGAAGAAACTTTTTAAAGAGTAACCCAGTTGAGCTAAAGCATATAATCGAAGAGTTTCAACGCTTGGCTTTGGCACATTCCAAGATATTTTTCAGTTTACATCATGACGGTAACGAACTGTTTCACCTTCCGGCATCCGGACTTAAGCAGCGTCTGGTGCATCTTTTCGGAAACTCGTATAACCAGCGTCTGGTTCCGGTAGAAGAAGAAACAACCATTATTCGTATACAGGGTTTTGTCGGTAAACCTGAATTTGCCAAAAAAACACGTGGTGAACAGTATTTTTTTGTGAATAAGCGGTTCATTAAAGACCCCTATTTAAATCATGCAGTGATAGGGGCTTATGAAGGCTTGCTTTCATCGGAAACCTTTCCGCTCTATGTGTTATTTATCGAAATTGATCCTGCGAAGATTGATATCAACGTTCATCCGACAAAAACAGAGATCAAGTATCAGGATGATCGATCAATTTATGCTATTGTTCGTTCGGCAATCAAACGTTCCTTAGGTCAGTATAACATTACACCTTCATTAGATTTTAATCAGGAAACAGCTTTTAGTCAGATGATTACTCAAAAGCCGATCGATGAGATCGTGGAGCCATCTATCAATTTTAATCCTTCCTTTAACCCCTTTGATACAGAGGACACTAAAGAAAGAAAGGACAAAGCTGATGGCGGGGGACAGAGGGCGGCTAATCACGGTTCCTATAAGGCAGCTATACCTCAAAACTGGGAATCGCTTTATGAAGTGACCGAAAAGGTAAAAGTGAATCAATTGAATCTTCATGACGATTCAGAAATGCAAACCGAGAAGCAGGCAACTAAGCAGATTTTTCAGATCCATAACCGGTTTATTATTTCACAAATAAAATCGGGTTTTATTGTTATAGAGCAGCAGGCAGCTCACGAGCGTGTCTTATTTGAACGTTTTATGCGTCAACTTGAGGATCGGCAAGGAGCAAGTCAGCAAAGTCTGTTTCCGCAAACAGTGACACTCAATCAAGCTGATTTCGAGCTGGCTCAGGAACTCCTACCGCATATCGAAGCCTTAGGGTTTCAAATCAGACCATTTGGAAAGACCGCGTTTGTAGTTGAAGGGATACCAGCAGATATTGGTCCCAGTCTTCAAGAAACGCAGGTTATCGAACAGTTATTGGAAACATATAAGAATTATCAAGCGGTTGACCGGATCACGAAGCGAGAAAGTGTAGCTCGTAGTTTAGCCAGAAATGCGGCAATTAAAAGTGGAACGCGACTGGATCAAGAAGCAATGACTGATCTTATTGATCAGCTTTTTGCATGTGAGAGCCCCAACGTATCATTGAGCAATAAGCCTATAATTATTACTTTTACTATCGGAGAACTTTTAACGAAGTTTGGAAAATTAAGTTAA